The genomic DNA GATTTCCCCACACCTGAATGACCCGACAATAAAGTGATTCTCCCTTTAAGGTCTTCTCTCAACACATCCAAGCCCTCTTCGGTACGGGCACAAAGCATAGAGCAAGGATAGCCGATCGTCGTATACAGAGTGACCAAATCGTCCAATAATTCCCGGTCACCGCCATGATAGCGATCTATTTTGTTGAAGACTAACTTCACCGGCACACGATAAGCCTCGGCTGTAGCAAGAAAACGGTCGATAAAAACGGTAGTGGTAATCGGATAGTTGACTGTCACGATCAGCATCGCCTGGTCTACGTTCGCGGCGATAATATGCGACTGCTTGGAAAGATTGGAAGCGCGGCGGATGATGTAATTCTTCCGGTCTTCGATCTTGGTGATAAAGGCGGTCCCTTCGGTATTGATATCAATATCGACCCGGTCTCCGACCGCAACAGGATTGGTGGTACGGATATCTTTCAGGCGGAAATTTCCTTTGATCTTACTTTCTATATCGCGACCATCATCGGTGCGTACGGTATACCAGCTACCCGTATTCTTAATAACCAATCCCCTCATGTTAATTGAAAGTTGAAAGTTGAAAGTTGAAAATTGAAAGAAAGGATCTATTCCGTCACTTTCAACTCTCAACTTTCAACTCGTTATACTGTCATTATTTCTTTTTCTTTTGCGGCGTAGAGTTCATCTACTTTCTTGATATACTTGTCATGGACCTTCTGAACTTCTGCTTCCGCATCTTTCTCGACATCCTCAGGAGTTCCGTCAGTCTTAATGCTCTTCTTCAATTGCTCGATCGCATCACGGCGAGCGTTACGAATACTGATTTTAGCAGTTTCCGCTTCCTGCTTAGACTGTTTAGCCAACAGACGACGAC from Parabacteroides merdae ATCC 43184 includes the following:
- the rsgA gene encoding ribosome small subunit-dependent GTPase A, with the protein product MRGLVIKNTGSWYTVRTDDGRDIESKIKGNFRLKDIRTTNPVAVGDRVDIDINTEGTAFITKIEDRKNYIIRRASNLSKQSHIIAANVDQAMLIVTVNYPITTTVFIDRFLATAEAYRVPVKLVFNKIDRYHGGDRELLDDLVTLYTTIGYPCSMLCARTEEGLDVLREDLKGRITLLSGHSGVGKSTIINKLIPGVNLRTGDISEYHNKGMHTTTFSEMIPLSDGGYLIDTPGIKGFGTIEMEGAEIAHYFPEIFKFSADCKFNNCSHRHEPGCAVLRAVEEHYISESRYKSYLSILDDKQESKYREEY